Proteins from a genomic interval of Paenibacillus sp. FSL H8-0048:
- a CDS encoding beta-ketoacyl synthase N-terminal-like domain-containing protein gives MINDFRIDQLFEDEESGALHTAGTDELNGEMDIAVVGMSVRMPGASSLQQFWELIQSGADCVGPIPLNRKKDVEDILEHSGKPIDGLVYEEGGYLERIDDFDYSFFNLSPNEANLMDPNQRLFLQTAWACIEDAGYGGHALKGSNTGVFVGFGNESEYKRIIEEGYPDLASMAVAGNIQPFIGSRISYLLDWKGPSMLINTTCSSSLVAVHMACQSICRGESAQAVAGGVKINILPVRNTWIGVEATDGRTRSFDENAEGTGMGEGVAAVMLKPLHRAVRDKDSIYAVIKGSAINQTGSSIGLTAPNSESQKDVIVRAWEAAGIDPLSIRYWEAHGTGTRLGDPIEIEAISKAYESRYIMNRQFCALGSIKANLGHLDNAAGIAGLVKAVLTVKYGKLPPLTHFQYPNRQIQFSDTPLYVNTELADWKPDIYPRRCAVSSFGITGTNCHVILEEAPEGKADELASQGQAAVFTLSARIPSALSEAVRSWREAIRSNADWRAICYISNCGRGHYSNRVAFIVRSHKELEDKLELLEERLEADVSRGIYITLTDENERSPYKSSVNESNGLEYPLQDYYHQNELACLEQLCQSYVEGLTIAWDHLHKGKERQKLHLPAYPFQKHRCWLPDPGTSEQSIRLLAPIWKEAGIPLARPLNVPSMDGGAVLVFKDRMGKSQAVIDHFRSLKYLVVEIEDTGEGFEQTGELKFKTGTDEDAYQLLCKCLEHLNIIRIIYMSALACTDERSDSAHTQRLARSTGNFFYFTKHFMKRRFNNPIDVALISNYCYEITGDEPDLLPENAALYGLGKTIRLESPLHCRCIDIDDDITTEQILHELACPFDSYTVAYRKGCKYVESWKEVEPASGPQQQLELDSQGIYVVAGGSGGIALELISDWAEEMPASYALISSTGFPERTAWPAFGKEQADSVLARRVEACRQIESKGSHLFFYTTDISDSNALDVTLNQIRTEHGPIKGVVHSAGRGGGGYIFNKSAEEFWRVMAPKVSGTRNLHTLTSQDPLSFFVLFSSVTTISGGLGQGDYTAANHYQDVFADYRHRTHPDQITLCINWSAWENTGMAGQHKHDRSRDIFTALPVARAVKAFRQAFRQPYRRVAIGTIRENGHIYGLTPDSLGIGLSTELRSQLDQEKKRPLQAAAKTQIMGTQEKHLQQIEEQIGQVWADVLGYSRFHIDDNFFEIGGNSIYITRVYEKLLPHYPGVLSMADLFAYPTLAKLADYIYAQAEITKEAIPYSDDIKGEQSIAIIGLSGVFPYAENADEFWENIDQQMDCIRMFPEGRISDSTPFQWLTANTGTEKSYVEGGYLNRVDAFDHRYFRISHKEASLMDPNQRIFLQQAWKAIEDAGYGGDSIRGSKTGVFVGYIGLPVYGQIVSLLEPESAPLALAGNVTSIIASRIAYLLDLKGPSMVIDTACSSSLVAIHRACLSLRNGECEQAIAGSVKIIPLPVADISGVGIESSDYKTRTFDDASDGTVWGEGSAAFVLKPLSTAVRDGDRIYAVIKGGAVNQDGSSSGITAPNPLAQEQLLVDAWKDARIPPESISYIEAHGTGTRLGDPIEISAITKAFERFTDKKQFCAIGSVKTNIGHLDHCSGAAGLLKAVMALQHRTIPATLNFQKPNQNIDFGNSPVFVADKSIPWIADAPLRCGVSSFGLSGTNCHLVLEEAPVQNSTVLKPAGQLELCTISAASAEAFTALVKDCVYELRYGSSVDLRQISYTLNSGRGHYSHRAAMVVSSIGELIRILEQFLIRGAFHRPEEGIFYRGELSREQLKQVPECPHPGDDRELLMRFGEYYVDGGRIEWSQWYEADPPAKIKWPVYPFANTRCWFEVNRMMSLPWLTLKEENSSANLQPAELPDKEAGNTRARLAKIWNDILGIEKINTSGHFFDLGGDSLSIMVLSSKINKEFGCHLPASLLFEEPEFMKQALLIEEQSCIQEKDNRRIGSSKRSAYPLTPSQLNVYIHQVISENKTLYNETHSYRVIGRLDSSRLESAFQSLIRRHGSLRTSFDIREGEIVQLVHEDVVFKLDSKTIGKSQIHAAVNEFIQPFDLKQAPLLRACLLEVEGEEEQILLFDVHHINVDGKSMEIMAAEIRQLYGGASLPPLQVQFSDYTVWFNEEYLHSEEFRKQRAYWLKEYQSRSAPMVFPFKRWENEEGSAVASVYASKKFEVSSTLIRTAASDTNATSFILAVAILNIVLAKICQTDDITIGYPVLGRPVEDVQSLIGMFTNMIGIRNYLSPELNFNEFVDRVRQKVGSSLDHQEYPLQLVMDELAETPSSRRDPLFNTVIVYEVYEEEKGRFQHDEIQLALMDNDHRSMRFDLLLHVVQVIDGWRCSFLYNPAKFEDGDAELLGAEYISVLKKVSAACGTTIGQLTGLSRMDHISGCEKVENEISVEFEW, from the coding sequence ATGATTAATGATTTTCGTATTGATCAATTATTCGAAGATGAAGAAAGCGGAGCATTACACACCGCAGGCACAGATGAACTCAACGGTGAGATGGATATTGCTGTAGTGGGAATGTCCGTCCGAATGCCTGGTGCTTCTTCACTGCAGCAATTTTGGGAGCTTATCCAGTCTGGTGCGGACTGTGTGGGGCCTATTCCGCTGAATCGGAAAAAAGATGTAGAGGATATTCTGGAGCATTCCGGGAAGCCAATTGACGGACTTGTGTACGAAGAAGGCGGTTATCTGGAGAGAATAGATGATTTTGACTATTCTTTTTTTAACCTGTCACCCAACGAGGCTAATTTAATGGATCCCAATCAAAGATTGTTTCTTCAAACCGCATGGGCATGTATCGAAGATGCCGGTTATGGAGGCCATGCCCTGAAAGGGAGTAACACCGGTGTATTTGTGGGCTTCGGGAATGAGAGTGAATACAAGCGGATTATTGAGGAGGGGTATCCTGACTTGGCTTCAATGGCGGTTGCAGGCAATATCCAGCCATTCATTGGTTCCCGCATTTCCTATCTGCTTGACTGGAAGGGGCCTTCCATGCTTATTAACACAACCTGCTCTTCTTCTCTTGTTGCAGTACATATGGCCTGCCAAAGCATATGCAGGGGGGAGAGTGCTCAGGCAGTAGCTGGAGGGGTCAAGATCAATATTCTTCCGGTCCGTAATACCTGGATTGGCGTAGAAGCAACAGATGGCAGAACCCGCTCCTTCGACGAAAACGCTGAGGGTACCGGTATGGGAGAGGGAGTTGCAGCAGTAATGCTGAAACCGCTTCACCGCGCAGTAAGGGACAAGGATTCCATTTATGCAGTGATCAAAGGAAGTGCCATCAACCAGACTGGCAGCTCAATCGGTTTGACTGCGCCAAATTCGGAATCGCAAAAGGATGTTATTGTGAGGGCGTGGGAGGCTGCAGGCATTGATCCATTGTCGATCCGCTACTGGGAGGCACATGGTACCGGAACCAGGCTCGGTGATCCAATTGAGATTGAAGCGATTTCTAAGGCTTATGAATCCCGATATATCATGAACAGACAGTTTTGCGCTTTGGGTTCCATCAAAGCAAACCTGGGCCATCTTGATAACGCGGCCGGAATAGCGGGTCTTGTCAAAGCAGTCTTAACTGTGAAGTATGGGAAACTGCCGCCTCTGACCCATTTCCAATATCCTAACCGCCAGATTCAGTTCTCGGATACGCCGCTTTACGTGAACACCGAACTCGCTGACTGGAAGCCGGACATCTATCCCAGAAGATGTGCTGTAAGCTCATTTGGGATTACCGGAACCAACTGCCATGTAATATTGGAGGAGGCTCCCGAAGGCAAAGCAGACGAGCTGGCTTCCCAAGGACAAGCTGCAGTTTTCACACTATCAGCCCGTATCCCTTCTGCGTTATCGGAAGCCGTCAGAAGCTGGAGGGAAGCAATACGGTCAAATGCCGATTGGAGAGCTATCTGCTATATTTCTAACTGTGGAAGAGGACATTACAGCAACCGCGTTGCCTTTATTGTCAGAAGTCATAAAGAGCTGGAAGACAAACTGGAGCTGTTGGAGGAGAGGCTGGAGGCAGATGTATCCCGCGGCATTTATATTACACTAACAGATGAGAACGAACGCAGCCCTTATAAATCCTCTGTAAACGAAAGCAACGGTCTAGAGTATCCGTTACAGGACTATTATCATCAAAACGAGCTTGCCTGTCTTGAACAGTTATGCCAGTCGTATGTTGAGGGGCTAACTATTGCCTGGGATCACTTGCATAAGGGGAAGGAACGGCAAAAGCTTCATTTGCCAGCGTATCCGTTCCAGAAGCATCGATGCTGGCTTCCTGATCCGGGTACTAGTGAACAGTCTATCCGTCTGCTTGCTCCCATATGGAAAGAGGCAGGGATTCCGCTCGCGCGTCCTTTAAATGTTCCATCTATGGACGGTGGAGCAGTCCTTGTCTTCAAGGATCGTATGGGGAAATCTCAAGCGGTTATCGATCACTTCCGATCCTTGAAGTATCTGGTAGTTGAGATAGAAGATACAGGGGAGGGCTTTGAACAGACTGGTGAGTTGAAATTCAAGACTGGAACTGATGAAGACGCGTACCAGTTGTTGTGCAAGTGCTTGGAGCATTTAAATATTATCCGGATTATTTATATGAGTGCATTGGCTTGTACCGATGAACGCTCAGATAGTGCCCACACGCAGCGTTTAGCCAGGTCAACCGGAAATTTCTTTTATTTCACCAAACATTTTATGAAGCGAAGATTCAATAACCCGATTGATGTGGCCCTCATTTCAAATTATTGCTATGAGATCACCGGTGACGAACCGGACCTGCTGCCCGAGAATGCGGCATTGTACGGTCTAGGAAAAACCATTCGCCTGGAAAGCCCGCTTCACTGCCGTTGTATAGACATAGATGATGATATCACGACGGAGCAGATTTTACATGAGCTTGCCTGTCCTTTTGATTCGTATACGGTGGCTTACCGGAAGGGTTGTAAATACGTTGAAAGCTGGAAAGAGGTTGAGCCTGCTTCTGGTCCACAGCAGCAGTTGGAGCTGGATTCCCAAGGGATTTATGTAGTTGCAGGAGGAAGCGGAGGAATCGCGCTAGAATTGATCTCTGATTGGGCGGAAGAAATGCCCGCTTCTTATGCTCTTATCAGCTCCACAGGATTTCCTGAACGGACGGCTTGGCCGGCATTTGGAAAGGAACAAGCCGATTCGGTGCTTGCCCGCAGAGTGGAAGCTTGCAGGCAAATTGAAAGCAAGGGCTCCCATTTGTTTTTTTATACTACCGACATATCGGATTCCAATGCGCTTGATGTAACTCTCAACCAGATCAGAACAGAGCACGGGCCCATCAAGGGTGTGGTACATAGTGCTGGCCGCGGAGGCGGAGGCTATATTTTTAATAAGTCAGCAGAAGAGTTCTGGAGGGTAATGGCTCCCAAAGTAAGCGGAACAAGGAATTTGCATACTTTAACAAGTCAAGATCCCTTAAGCTTCTTTGTCCTGTTTTCCTCGGTTACCACTATATCGGGGGGATTGGGTCAGGGGGATTACACCGCGGCGAACCATTATCAGGATGTATTTGCTGATTACCGGCACAGAACGCATCCGGATCAAATTACTTTATGCATCAACTGGTCGGCCTGGGAGAATACCGGGATGGCCGGCCAGCATAAACATGACAGAAGCAGAGATATCTTCACAGCTCTTCCGGTAGCCAGAGCCGTGAAGGCCTTTCGGCAAGCGTTCCGTCAGCCTTACAGACGCGTGGCTATCGGGACGATTAGAGAGAATGGACACATATACGGTCTTACACCGGACAGCTTAGGCATCGGCTTGTCTACAGAGCTGCGGAGTCAATTGGACCAAGAGAAGAAAAGGCCGCTACAGGCTGCTGCTAAAACACAGATTATGGGTACACAAGAAAAGCATTTACAACAGATTGAAGAACAGATTGGCCAAGTCTGGGCTGATGTGCTTGGTTACTCCCGATTCCATATTGATGATAATTTCTTTGAAATCGGCGGCAATTCCATTTACATCACAAGAGTTTACGAAAAGCTGCTTCCCCATTATCCGGGAGTTCTGTCTATGGCAGATCTTTTCGCTTATCCCACGCTAGCCAAGCTTGCCGATTACATTTATGCACAGGCTGAGATTACTAAGGAAGCCATTCCTTATTCCGATGATATAAAAGGAGAACAAAGCATTGCTATTATTGGCCTGTCAGGGGTATTTCCATATGCAGAGAATGCGGATGAGTTCTGGGAGAATATTGATCAGCAAATGGATTGCATCCGTATGTTCCCGGAAGGAAGAATCTCTGATAGTACGCCGTTTCAATGGCTGACGGCAAACACCGGTACGGAGAAGTCCTATGTGGAGGGAGGCTACCTCAATCGGGTGGATGCCTTCGATCACAGGTACTTCCGGATATCGCACAAAGAAGCTAGTCTGATGGACCCGAATCAGCGGATATTCCTCCAGCAAGCATGGAAGGCGATAGAAGATGCCGGTTACGGGGGGGACAGCATACGGGGAAGCAAAACAGGCGTCTTCGTAGGGTATATCGGTCTCCCTGTCTACGGACAGATTGTTTCGTTGCTGGAACCGGAATCTGCCCCACTGGCTTTGGCGGGGAATGTAACATCCATTATTGCCAGCCGTATCGCCTATTTGTTGGATTTAAAGGGGCCCAGTATGGTCATTGATACAGCCTGCTCCTCTTCACTGGTTGCCATCCATAGGGCATGCTTAAGTCTCCGCAATGGAGAATGTGAACAGGCTATAGCGGGCAGCGTCAAAATAATACCGCTTCCGGTAGCAGATATCAGCGGGGTTGGGATTGAATCGTCAGACTATAAGACCCGGACGTTCGATGATGCTTCGGACGGAACAGTATGGGGTGAGGGCAGTGCAGCCTTTGTCCTGAAACCGTTATCAACGGCGGTGAGGGATGGAGACCGTATCTATGCAGTAATTAAGGGAGGGGCTGTCAATCAGGACGGAAGCTCATCGGGAATCACAGCTCCAAACCCTCTGGCGCAAGAGCAGTTGTTAGTTGATGCTTGGAAGGATGCCCGGATACCTCCGGAGTCCATCAGTTACATTGAAGCCCATGGAACAGGCACGAGACTTGGTGACCCGATTGAGATTAGCGCCATCACCAAAGCATTTGAAAGATTTACCGACAAAAAACAGTTCTGTGCCATAGGTTCGGTAAAGACCAATATCGGCCATCTCGATCACTGCTCCGGGGCGGCAGGTTTATTAAAGGCGGTTATGGCTTTGCAGCATAGAACCATTCCCGCTACGCTGAACTTTCAGAAACCGAATCAAAATATCGACTTCGGTAATTCGCCTGTGTTTGTGGCAGACAAGAGTATACCTTGGATCGCCGATGCACCATTACGCTGCGGTGTCAGCTCGTTCGGGCTTTCTGGTACGAACTGTCACCTTGTACTGGAGGAAGCTCCGGTTCAGAATTCTACAGTGCTCAAACCGGCCGGCCAACTGGAACTCTGTACAATTTCGGCGGCGAGTGCGGAGGCGTTTACGGCACTTGTGAAGGATTGTGTGTACGAGCTGCGTTATGGTTCTTCCGTCGATCTGAGGCAGATTTCGTATACTTTGAATTCCGGAAGAGGACATTATAGCCACCGGGCCGCTATGGTCGTCTCCAGCATTGGAGAATTGATCCGTATCCTTGAACAGTTCTTGATAAGAGGGGCATTCCATAGGCCGGAAGAGGGAATCTTTTATCGGGGTGAACTTAGCCGCGAGCAATTGAAGCAAGTTCCAGAGTGTCCACACCCGGGGGATGACAGAGAACTGCTGATGCGTTTCGGGGAATACTATGTTGATGGGGGAAGGATCGAATGGAGTCAGTGGTACGAAGCAGACCCGCCGGCCAAAATAAAGTGGCCTGTCTATCCATTCGCAAATACGAGATGCTGGTTTGAAGTAAACAGAATGATGTCTCTGCCATGGCTGACTTTGAAAGAAGAGAATTCTTCAGCTAACCTGCAGCCCGCAGAACTGCCTGATAAAGAAGCTGGTAATACCAGAGCACGCCTGGCCAAAATCTGGAATGATATTTTGGGGATTGAGAAGATAAATACTTCAGGTCATTTTTTTGATCTTGGCGGTGATTCTCTTTCAATCATGGTGCTTTCCTCGAAAATCAACAAGGAGTTTGGATGTCATTTACCAGCCTCACTGCTGTTTGAAGAGCCGGAATTCATGAAACAGGCGTTATTGATAGAAGAGCAAAGCTGTATTCAGGAGAAGGACAACCGGAGAATCGGTTCTTCGAAGAGGAGTGCTTATCCGCTTACTCCTTCTCAATTGAATGTATATATTCACCAGGTCATTTCTGAAAATAAAACCCTGTACAACGAAACTCATTCCTATCGGGTTATAGGAAGGCTGGACAGTTCGAGGCTGGAGAGCGCATTTCAAAGCCTGATCCGTAGACATGGTTCCCTCCGTACCTCCTTTGATATTAGGGAAGGGGAAATTGTACAGCTGGTGCACGAAGATGTTGTATTTAAGCTGGACTCCAAAACTATAGGCAAGTCTCAGATCCACGCCGCCGTAAATGAGTTCATCCAGCCCTTTGATTTGAAGCAAGCACCTCTTCTGAGAGCCTGCCTTTTGGAAGTGGAGGGGGAAGAAGAACAAATACTGTTATTTGATGTGCATCACATTAATGTGGACGGCAAATCAATGGAGATTATGGCGGCAGAAATTAGACAACTCTACGGCGGTGCCAGTCTTCCTCCGCTGCAAGTCCAGTTTTCGGATTATACGGTATGGTTCAATGAGGAATATTTGCACAGTGAGGAATTCAGGAAGCAGCGCGCATATTGGCTGAAAGAATATCAATCCAGATCTGCCCCAATGGTCTTCCCGTTTAAGCGATGGGAAAATGAAGAGGGGAGTGCGGTAGCCTCGGTATACGCCAGCAAAAAATTTGAAGTTAGCTCTACACTGATTCGGACAGCAGCATCTGACACGAATGCCACATCGTTTATTCTTGCAGTGGCTATTTTGAATATTGTGCTTGCTAAGATTTGCCAGACGGATGATATTACAATAGGATATCCCGTACTAGGCAGACCAGTGGAAGATGTACAGTCTTTGATCGGTATGTTTACCAATATGATCGGCATCCGTAATTATTTGTCTCCGGAATTGAATTTCAATGAATTTGTTGACAGGGTCCGGCAAAAAGTAGGGAGCTCGTTAGATCATCAAGAGTATCCGCTTCAACTGGTAATGGATGAATTGGCTGAGACTCCATCTTCCCGGAGGGACCCGCTATTCAACACGGTGATTGTCTATGAAGTCTATGAAGAGGAGAAAGGCAGATTCCAGCACGATGAAATTCAGCTTGCACTTATGGATAATGATCACCGGAGCATGCGTTTTGACCTTCTCCTGCATGTAGTTCAAGTCATTGATGGCTGGAGATGCAGTTTCCTGTACAATCCTGCGAAGTTTGAAGATGGAGATGCTGAGTTGCTGGGCGCTGAGTATATTAGTGTATTGAAGAAGGTTTCGGCAGCTTGCGGAACTACAATCGGTCAATTGACAGGGCTTAGCCGGATGGATCATATTTCAGGCTGTGAAAAAGTGGAGAATGAGATCAGTGTAGAGTTTGAATGGTGA
- a CDS encoding ACP S-malonyltransferase: MRNLAYVFPGQGAQHVGMGRALYDSCRETRDLFHDASRQLGFDLKEYCFDGTLRDMSLLEHALPAIYVISIACFRAFHRDIGIRPQFVAGHSLGEYSALACSGVITFQNGLELVMERSRLAMQLARQEDGYMTVIDGLAETEVEQICQKVKAKTGGTVGIACFNTDNQVAVSGYAPLLEQVESMVMEQGASVTPLFTGAPFHCAMMEPVAMEIRQRIRSIEFCRPKFPIIMNTTALPAIDGNTIAHLMEKQLVMPVQWSKTMQFLNQRVDQAVEMGTGRLLTELFGKSGLPVQCQSYASPSERENLLKAYKVLPGKAGVAGKGYTFNVVAGCLSIVATTRNDNMDPLAYEQGVSEPYKVLATLLEAAEKADCYPDREASLTALRCLDQILETKRVEPETKQRKIMSMLHATGLEYLFPEYAERMLL; encoded by the coding sequence TTGCGGAACTTGGCTTATGTATTCCCTGGGCAAGGCGCACAACATGTAGGAATGGGCAGAGCTTTATATGATTCTTGCCGCGAGACTAGAGATTTGTTTCATGACGCTAGCAGGCAACTGGGTTTTGACTTAAAAGAATATTGTTTTGATGGCACATTAAGAGATATGAGCCTGCTTGAACATGCGCTTCCTGCCATCTATGTCATCAGCATCGCCTGCTTCAGAGCTTTTCATAGAGATATAGGTATCCGGCCGCAATTCGTCGCCGGTCATAGTCTTGGTGAATATTCTGCGTTGGCATGCAGCGGTGTGATCACCTTCCAGAACGGATTGGAGCTGGTGATGGAGCGCAGCCGGCTGGCAATGCAGCTTGCCAGGCAGGAAGACGGATATATGACAGTGATTGATGGACTGGCCGAAACAGAGGTAGAGCAAATATGTCAGAAAGTGAAGGCAAAGACCGGGGGCACCGTTGGGATCGCTTGTTTCAATACGGATAATCAGGTTGCAGTATCAGGGTATGCTCCGCTCCTGGAGCAAGTGGAGTCGATGGTTATGGAGCAAGGCGCAAGCGTGACTCCGCTCTTTACGGGCGCCCCGTTTCATTGTGCCATGATGGAGCCTGTAGCAATGGAGATCCGTCAAAGGATAAGATCCATTGAATTTTGCCGTCCCAAATTTCCAATTATCATGAATACTACTGCACTGCCTGCAATAGATGGCAATACGATAGCCCATTTAATGGAGAAGCAACTGGTGATGCCGGTGCAATGGAGCAAAACGATGCAGTTCTTAAATCAGCGGGTGGACCAAGCTGTGGAAATGGGAACAGGCCGGTTGTTAACGGAGTTATTCGGCAAGAGCGGTCTTCCGGTTCAATGCCAGTCTTATGCTTCACCTTCCGAGCGGGAAAACCTTTTGAAAGCATACAAGGTTCTGCCTGGAAAGGCGGGAGTGGCTGGCAAAGGATACACCTTTAATGTGGTTGCCGGCTGTCTTTCCATTGTTGCCACTACCCGCAATGATAATATGGACCCCCTTGCTTATGAGCAGGGGGTATCTGAACCTTACAAAGTGCTGGCTACGTTGCTGGAAGCGGCGGAGAAAGCCGATTGTTATCCCGATAGAGAAGCATCGTTGACAGCGCTCAGGTGTCTTGATCAGATTTTGGAGACGAAGCGTGTTGAGCCGGAGACAAAGCAGAGAAAAATCATGAGCATGCTCCATGCGACTGGGTTAGAGTACCTATTTCCGGAATATGCAGAAAGGATGCTGTTATGA